The window CCGTGAGCCGGTCGGTGTCTGCGCGCAGGTCGCGCCCTGGAACTACCCGATGATGATGGCCGTGTGGAAGTTCGCGCCGGCGATCGCGGCGGGCAACGCGGTCGTGCTCAAGCCGTCGGACACGACGCCGGCGTCGACCGTGCTGATCGCCGACATCATCGGCTCGATCCTGCCCAAGGGCGTCTTCAACGTCATCACCGGCGACCGTGACACCGGCCGCCTGATGGTCGAGCACCCGACCCCGGCGATGGCGTCCATCACCGGCTCCGTGCGGGCCGGTATGTCGGTCGCCGAGTCGGCGTCGAAGGACCTCAAGCGGGTTCACCTGGAGCTGGGCGGCAAGGCGCCGGTCGTCGTCTTCGAGGACACCGACATCGCCAAGGCCGTCGAGGACATCTCCGTCGCGGGCTTCTTCAACGCCGGGCAGGACTGTACGGCCGCCACGCGCGTGCTCGTCCACGAGGCCATCCACGACGAGTTCGTGCAGGCGCTCGCGAAGGCCGCCGCTGACACCAAGACGGGGCAGCCGGACGACGAGGACGTGCTGTTCGGCCCGCTCAACAACCCCAACCAGCTCAAGCAGGTCTCCGGGTTCATCGAGCGGCTGCCCGCCCACGCCAAGGTCGAGGCCGGTGGCCACCAGGTCGGTGAGAAGGGGTACTTCTACGCGCCGACCGTCGTGTCCGGGCTGAAGCAGGACGACGAGATCATCCAGAAGGAGGTCTTCGGGCCGGTCATCACCGTGCAGTCCTTCGCGGACGAGGCGCAGGCCGTCGAGTGGGCGAACGGTGTCGAGTACGCGCTCGCGTCGTCGGTGTGGACCAAGGACCACGGGCGCGCGATGCGGATGTCCAAGGCGCTGGACTTCGGGTGCGTGTGGATCAACACGCACATTCCGCTGGTTGCGGAGATGCCCCATGGCGGGTTCAAGAAGTCGGGGTACGGCAAGGACCTTTCGGCGTACGGGTTCGATGACTACACGCGGATCAAGCACGTGATGACGTCCCTGGACGTGTAGTTCTTCGACTGCGGGTGCGTGGGGGCTGGTCGCGCACCCGCCGGCGGAGCCGCATATCGAGCACAGCCCCGCGCCCCTCAGGGCGTTGCCGCGGTGGCATGCTGCGGCCATGGCCCTCGCGTCGAAGAACTCCGTGCTGTCTCGCCGGAACCTGCTGCGCTCCCTCGGCGCGGGCACGCTGCTCGGCGGGCTCGCCGGCTGTGGTGTGCCCGCCGCTTACGTGCCTCCCGGGGAGCGGGCCGCCGCCGATCTCTCCGCCACCGACAAGCGGCTGACCTGGGCGAACTGGCCGTTGTACATCGACACGGACGACGAGGACGAGACGCGGCGGCCGACGCTGGATGCCTTCGAGAAGCGCACGGGCATCGCGGTCGACTACGTCGAGGAGATCAACGACAATGACGAGTTCTTCGGCAAGATCAGCCCCGCCCTGATGAACCACCAGCGCACCGGCCGCGACCTCGTCGTCATCAGCGACTGGATGTGCGCCCGGTTCGTACGGCTGGGCTGGGTGCAGGAGATGGAGCGGGCGCGCCAGCCGAACGTGACCAAGTACCTGGACCCGCTGCTGCGTTCACCGGCCTTCGATCCCGGACGGAAGTTCACCGTGCCGTGGCAGTCCGGCATCACCGGCATCGCGTACAACCGCCGCAGGCTCGGCCGCGAGATACGCAGCGTGTCCGAGCTGTGGGCGAGCGACCTGAAGGGCCGGGTGACCCTGCTCTCCGGCCTGGACGAGGCGTTCGCCCTGCTCATGCAGGGCAACGGCGTCGACATCACCCGCTGGACGGCGGACGACTTCCACACCGTCTGCGACCAGGTGGAGAAGCAGGTGGGCAAGGGCCAGATCCGCCGCTTCACCGGCAACGACTACATCAAGGACCTGTCGAGCGGCGACGTACTGGCCTGCCAGGCGTACTCGGGCGACGTCATCCAGCTCCAGGCCGACGACCCCGACATCCGCTTCGTCGTCCCCGAGGAGGGCGCCGAGCTGTGGTCGGAGTCCCTGATGATCCCCGACCTGGCCCGCCACAAGACCAACGCCGAGCGGCTGATCGACTACTACTACGAGCCCGAGGTCGCCGCCGAACTGGCCGCCTGGGTCAACTACGTCTGCCCGGTCCCGGCCGCCCAGGACGTGCTCGCCTCCGCCGAGGACGAGGAGACGGCCGCCCTCGCGGAGGACCCGCTGATCTTCCCGGACAAGGCGATGCGCGAACACCTCGCCATCGCGCGGGACATCACGTCCGAGGAGCGGGTGGAGTTCGGTAAACGGTGGAACGCGATGGCGGGGTTGTAGGGAGCGGCTGTCCGTATCCCGCCCGGCCCGGCGCGGCCCGGTCGCGGGGACCGTCCTATGGCCTGCACGGAAAGTCCTTCCCCGGAGAACGAATCATTCGACCGCCGCACCTCCCGCCAGACGGACCTCTTCGCTGTCGAGGGCGGCCTGCAGGCGGCGCAGTACGGTGTCGTCGATCTGGCGCTCGTCGCGGAGGCGGACGACGGTGGTGCGTTTGTGGGTGATGAGGGCCAGGCGCAGCGCGAGGTAGTCCTGGTGCTGGAGCAGCGCGGGGTCGTCGTGGGCGCCCGCGCTTCTGGCCCGGACCGACGCCAGGTGTGCCTCGTACTCCTGGCGCAGCCACTCGACGATCTTCGGTTCGGAGCGCAGGTCGGCGGCGAGCTGGGGCATCGCCTTGATCGCCTGTTCGATGGCGGTGGTCTCGGCGAGGTCGTGTTCCTCGTCGACCGAGGTGTCGGGCGGCAGCTTCGCCCAGCGCACCGCCACCGGCAGCAGCAGTCCCTGCACGACCAGCGTCACGAGGATGACGCCGGAGGTGACGAAGACGATGAAGCTGCGGTCGGGGAACGGCTCGCCCGAGTCGAGGGTCTGCGGCACCGAGAGCACCATCGCGAGCGAGACCGCGCCCCGGAAACCGGCCAGTCCGCTGACCACACGGGTCCGGTGACCGACCCGGAGCGTGCGTTGCTGGGGACGGCGGTCGAGTGCGCGGACCAGGTAGGTGGAGGCGTACAGGAACGCGAAGCGTACGGCGACGAGCACCACGCAGATGACCCCGACCGCGATCAGCGCGTCCTGGAGATCGGCGCGGCCCAGGTCGCGGACGGCGTACTGCAGTTCCACTCCCACCAGGACGAAGAGAGCCCCGTTGATGAGGAAGGTGGCCAGCGGCCAGAACGCCAGTGCCTGCGTGCGGTGTTCGGCCTGGATGATGCGCGGGGCGACCTGGGACATGATCAGGCCGCTGACGACCACCGCGAGGACGCCGGACGCTTCGATCAGTTCGGCGAGCAGGTAGGCGGTGAAGGGCGCCAGGATCATGACCAGGTTGCCCAGCAGGGGATCGGTCAGGCGGCGCCGCAGGTTCATGTTGACCCACGCGACCGCCACGCCTACAGCTGCTCCGCCGCCGTACGCGAGCAGGAACAGTCCGCCGACGTGCGGGATGCTCAGGTGCTCCTCGCCGACTGTGATGCCGACGGCCAGACCATAGATGACCAGGGCCGTGCCGTCGTTGACCAGGCTCTCCGCGCGCAGCACGGTGACCTGGCGGCGCGGCAGGGCGCGGGCCAGGACGCCGACCGCCGTCGCGTCGGTGGGTGCCATGGCCGCGCCGAGCACCCACGCCGGCCCCCACGGCAGCCCGAGGGCGTGCCCCGCCGCCGCGACGGCCCACGCCGTGAGGATGACGAGTACGGTGCTCAGCTGCAGGATGCCGCGCAGGTTGGTGCGGATCTCCCGCAGGGAGGTGGTCAGGCTCTCCCAGTACAGCAGCACCGGGAGGAAGAGCAACAGCACCACCTCCGGGGGCAGTTGTGCCTCCCGCACCGCCGGGACGAACCCCAGGAGCACACCCGTCACGAGCAGCGCGACGGGCGGGGCTATGCCGAGGCGCTGTCCCACGGCGTTGCCCACCAGCACGGCCACGCCGAGAACGACGACGAGTTCGAGACCGAGCAAGGCGTTTCTCCTACGGTTCAGGCGAGGGGTACGAGTCTGAGCGTCGTGTCGCGCGCAGCCACCAGCGGATCGACGTAACGCGCGCCGTACCGGCCGTACTTGGTGAGGTAGGCGGCATCGATTCGGTCATTGACGCCGGAGTCCGTGACCTGGACGAGGACGACGTCCTTGGCGACGCCACCGGAGCGGATGTGGCCCTTCTCGCTCGACCGGGCCGCGAGGGGGCCATCTGAAGTTCCTCGGCGTGCTCGATCCGGGTCAGCTCGTCGTTCGTCCAGGTCGTCATGGTGGGTCGTTGAGTGGGGTCAGGGCGTGAGGAGGGTCTTGATGGCGCGGCGTTCGTCCATCGCCTTGTAGCCCTCGGCGACCTGCTCCAAGGGCAGGGTGAGGTCGAAGACCTTGCCCGGGTTGATGTGGCCGGACAGCACGCGGTCGATCAGGTCGGGCAGGAAGCGGCGCACGGGAGCCGGGCCGCCGCGCAGGCCGACCTGGGAGAAGAACAGCTCCTGGCCGTCGACGGCCACCTCGTGCGGGACGCCGACGAAGCCGACGTTGCCGCCCGGGCGGGCCGAGTGCAGGGCCTGCCGCATGGACTCGGCGGTGCCGACGCACTCCAGGACGGAGTCGGCGCCGATGCCGTTCGTGAGGTCCTTGATCCGGGCGACGCCGTCCTCGCCGCGCTCGGTCACGATGTCGGTGGCGCCGAACTCCAGGGCGAGCTTCTGGCGGGACTCGTGCCGGGACATGGCAATGATCCGCTCCGCGCCGAGCTCCTTCGCCGCGATGACACCGCACAGGCCGACGGCTCCGTCACCGACCACCACGGCCGTCGAGCCCGGCTTCACCTCGGCGGCCACGGCCGCGTACCAGCCGGTGCCCATCACGTCGGACACCGCCAGCAGGCTGGGCACGAACTCCTCGCCCGGGTCGCCGTCGGTGGCCACCAGCGTGCCGTGGGCGTTGGGGATGCGCACGTACTCGGCCTGGCAGGTGCTCATGAACTCGCGGTTCAGACAGGAGGACTGCCAGCCCTTCTGGCAGTTGGCGCAGGTGTTGTCGGAGGTGGCGAAGGAGCCGACCACGAACTGGCCGGGCTTGACGTGGGTGACCTCGCTGCCGGTCTCCTCGACGATGCCGACGTACTCGTGCCCCATCGGGTGCGGGTCACCGATGGGCTCCAGGCCGCGGTACGGCCACAGGTCCGAGCCGCACACGCAGCTGGCGACCGTTCGGATGATCGCGTCCGTCGGCTTGACGATCTTGGGCTCGGGGGCGTCCTCCACCCGGATGTCACCGGGGGCGTGGATCACAGTTGCTCGCATGTCTTTTCTCCTGATGCGTTTCTCGGGTGGGGGTGGCTCGGGCGCGGGTGGGGTCTTCGCGCCGGGGGGTGGTCCTTGCCGGTCGGCGGTCGCTTCAGGAGTTCCATCGTGATTCTCTTCGTGCGTTGCTGTGATGCTGATGCCAGGGCAGCGGTGTCACGCGGACGTGCCGGATTCCTCGACGATGGCCCATGGGGTATACAGAAGCGTCGACGGCCTGGGAAAGATAATCGCCGGTCTCTGACTCTGTCAGCGCCCGCAGGGCCCGTACAGAGGAGAATTCCACCCCAGGAGAGGCTTATCCAGGGATAAAATCCTCCTACCCAGCCGAGTGGCGGACAGCGCAGGCTGGCCAGTATGAACAGCGGTGCGCGCCGTAAGGAGCTGGGCCACTGGGCCAAGGTGGTAGAACGCCTTGGTGCCTCCGGTGAACCTCGAACAGATGGTCCCGCTGGTCGTCACTCAGGTGCAGGACCCGAACAAGCTCGGACAGCACAGACGCCTCTCCTCCTGGACGGCGGCCTGCGCCACGAATTCGTAAAACCGGCAGGCGGCCCCGGCGTAAAGCCAGGGACAGCAAAGCCAGGGACGAATCCTTCCTACCTTTGCATTTGAATTCCGTGCCATGCTTCCAGAGCACGATTCACGCAATCCTTTTCGAGGAGTAATACCCCCATGTCCTCCACCTCCCGCCCCACGGTCGCCGTCGCGTTCCACTCGGGCTACGGCCACACCGCTGTCATAGCCGAGGCCGTGGCGCGCGGTGCCGCGGAAGCCGGTGCCGAGGTGGTGTCCATCCCCGTGGACACGATCACCGACGAGCAGTGGGCGCAGCTGGACGCCGCCGACGCGATCATCTTCGGCGCCCCCACCTACATGGGCACCGCCTCCGCCGCCTTCCACACCTTCGCCGAGGCCAGCAGCAAGCGCTGGTTCACCCAGACCTGGGTCGACAAGATCGCCGCCGGGTTCACCAACTCCGGTGCCAAGAACGGCGACAAATCCTCGACCCTGGGCTACTTCTTCACCATGGCCGCCCAGCACGGCATGCACTGGGTCAGCCTCGGTGTCCAGCCGGGCTGGGCCTCCACCCAGGGCAGCGAGGACGACATCAACCGGCTGGGCTACTTCGTCGGGGCAGGTGCCCAGACCCCGACCGATGCCGGTCCGGAGGCCGTCCACAAGTCGGACATCGCCACTGCCGAGGGCCTCGGTGCCCGCGTCGCGCAGCAGACCGCCTTCTTCCGCGCCGGCCGCGCCGCTCTCGCCGCCTGAACACAAGAACCTCACCCGCAGCCTGACCCGTAAAGGAGCAGCACCATGTCCGACTCCCCGAACCTCGCCCTCGTCCGTCGGCTCTACGACTCCGGCATGGCCCCCGAGGTGGTCGCCGAGGTCATCGACCCCGACATCGTCTGGGACATCACCCCCGGCTTCCCCTACGGCGGCGTCTACAAGACCTGGGCCAGCGCCGGCGGCGACTTCTTCGGCCGGCTCGCGCCGCGTTTCACCTCCTTCGGCGCGGTGCCCGAGGAGTTCTACGACGCCGGCGAGCACGTCTTCGTGCGCGGCCACTACCACGCCGTGTCCAAGTCCGGCGGGGAGTCGGACGCGCGCTTCATCCACCTGTGGACGGTCCGCGACGGCAGGCTCACCCACCTGATCCAGGCCGCCGACAGCCACACCGTCCAGCAGGCCCTGAACAGTTGACCGCCCCCACCCTCACGGAGAAACCCATGGCGAAGATCCTCTTCCTCATCACCGCCGCCGACCACTGGACCCTGGCCGACGGGTTCGAGCAGCCGGCCGGCTTCTGGGCCGAGGAGGCCATCGGTCCGTACGGCGTCTTCAAGGAGGCCGGCCACGAGATCGCCGCGGCCACCCCGGGCGGCGTTCCGCCGACCGCCGACGCGCTCAGCCTCACGGCTGACTTCAACGGCGGTGAGGAGGGCGCCGAGCGGATGAGGACCGCGCTGCGCGAGGCGACCGAGCTGGCGAACCCGATCCGCATCGAGGACGTCCGCATCGACGACTACGACGCCGTCTTCGTCCCCGGCGGCTGGGGCCCGATGGAGGACCTGTCCGACGACCCCGCGGCCGGCAAGCTGGTCAGCGACTGGCTCGCCTCCGGCAAGATCGTCTCGCTGGTGTGCCACGGCCCCGCCGCCCTGCTGTCCACCGTGGACGCCGACGGCAAGTCTCCCTTCGCCGGCTACCGCCTGACCGGCCTGTCCAACTCCGAGGAGATCCAGAACGGCCTCGCCGACCGGGCGAAGTGGCTGCTTCAGGACCGCCTCATCGCGGACGTGGGCGCGGACTACCACAAGGGCGAGGAGAACTTCGCCCCCCACATCGAGGTGGACCGCACCCTCATCACCGGCCAGAACCCCGCCTCGGCCGTCCCGCTGGCCCAGGAAGTCGTCAAGGCACTGAACTGACGCCCGGCGCCGACACGGAAAGCCGTCACAGAGACGCCGTCACAGAAAACAGAAAGAGGTAGTACTGATGGACAGCAACGCGACCCTTCCCAGCGTGGGGCAGACCTGGCTGGCGGACCTCGGCCCGGACACGCCGCTCGGCCACTTCACGGTGGAGATCACCTTCGAATCGGCGACCCAGGTCAGCTTCGAGGTGACGGGCGGTGCCATCAAGGGCCGGAAGCAGACGATGGAGTACACCACCACCCAGCTCCGCGACGGCCTGTACGTCGTGCGCTGGACCGAGCCCGACGCCGGTGACCACGTCACTCACATCGAGGACTACACCGAGGGAACCTGCATGGCCAGCTCCGTCATCGGAGGCGAGTTCGTGCAACTCCACGGGAAGTGGACCCGCGTCCGCTGAACCCGCGGCGGGGCGGTGGCCGACCGCGCGCCATCCTGACGGTGAGCGCTTCCAGGGACAAATCTCTCCCCCTGACAACACCGCTCTCCGGTGCCAGGGTGAAGGCATGAACCGCGATGCTCACCGCCATGATCTGGGGGAATTCCTCAAGGCGCGCCGCGCCGAGCTCGACCCGGCCGCTGTCGGCCTGCCCGACGGCGGCTCGCGGCGTGTCGCGGGCCTGCGCCGTGAGGAGGTCGCCGTACTGGCGGCCATCAGCACCGACTACTACGCTCGCCTCGAACAGGGCCGTATCCAGCCCTCGCCGTCCGTGCTGGACTCCCTGGCCCGAGTGCTGCGCCTGGACGACGACCAGCGCGCCTACCTGTACGAGCTCGCGGCCAAGGAGGAATTCCGTCCGCCCCGCCGCCGGCCGCGCCCCAAGGCACAGCCGCAGTTGCAGCGCATGCTCGACGACATGGCGCACACCCCGGCCTTCGTGATCGGGCCGCGTACCGAGATCGCCGCCTGGAACGCCATGGGCGCCGCCCTGATCACCGACTTCGGAAAGATCCCGGAGAAGCAGCGCTACTACATCAGGCTGCTCATCACCGACCCCACGATGCGCGAGCTGTACGCGGACTGGGAGGGCGTCACGCGGCTGGCCATCGCCCAGATGCGGATGCACAACACGAACAACCCCGGGGACGCGCAGCTCGCCGCCCTGGTGGGCGAACTCTCGGTCCGGGACGAGCAGTTCCGCCAGTGGTGGGGTGCCCACAACGTCGCTGTCCGGGACACCGGGACCAAGCACCTGCACCACCCCGTGGTCGGGGACCTGCATCTCGACTGGAACGCCGTCACCTGGGCCGCCGACCCCGACCTGCAGATCATCGTCTGGACCGCCGAATCCGGCACCCCGACCCACGACAGCCTGCGCATGCTGGCGTCCTGGGCCGCGGACCCCAGCCGTTCGACCAGCAGCTCCGCCTGACCGTCCGGCGGTATTCCCTTCAAAGGGGGAGCCTTTTCTCCTACGCGGCCCACGCCTGGGAAAAGGCTCTCCCTTCTTCGTGTACGGCACTCCTGGCACGCTCGTCACGAGGCCGACCGCGCCGCGCACCTCCGCCCCCGGTCCGCCCTCTTCTTGACCGGTTCCTCAGCTCGCCGGAACAAGCGACAGCGGCGCCGACTTCACCGCCTATCGGCCCGGCCTGAACCTGGTCACCGGGGTCGCGGCGATCGGACTGCTCCTGAACCTGGTCCCGGCGCTGCGGCTCCGGCGCCGCCTCGCGGAACGATGAGCGAGGTCTTCTTCCCCGGCGCCGAGAAGTTGACCGCGCTGTGCGGCGCGCCGACGACGATCGCCCGATACCGCTGGGAGGCGTCGAAGTCCTCAGCGGACGTGGGCGTCGAACCAGGCGACGGCGACTTCGGGGTGCTCGCTGAAGTAGTTGTAGCCGTCGAAGCGGCGTGAGGTGCCGTGGATCCAGTGCATCTTCTTGTCCTCGACGGGGATGGCGTCGTGGACCGCCTGCACGGCTTCCGGGGTGGTCATCACGTCGTCGTGCACCTGCCCGACCAGCGTGGGCACGGTGATGGCGGAGGCGTACTTCGCAGGCGACTGCTCTGCCAGATGGAAGCCGGTGCGCTCCAGGACGGCCTGGTCGAGCCGGTCGTAGCCGCCCTCGAAACCGATGGCCTTCGAGAACTGCTCGCCGATGGAACGGCCCTCCAACGGCTGGTGCAGGACCAGGGCCTGGATCTCGGCGAACTCCTCGGGGTGCTTGGCCCAGGCCACCGCGGTGGAATTGCCGCCGAGGCACACCGACAGCAGGGCCTTCTTCATGCTCGCGGTGTCCGGGCGCGAGGCGACATGGCGGAGTGAGCCGATGACGTCGCGGTACTCGGTGAGGCCGATGGTGCAGATGCCGCCGTTGCCGTAGCCGCTCATGCCGTGGTTGCGCAGGTCGTAGGTGAGGACGTTGTACCCGGCGTCGTGCAGGCCCTTGTAGGCGGGCAGGAAGTTGACCTCGAAGCCGCCGAAGCGGTCCCAGCCCGGGAGGTGTCCGGGGTAGCCGTACCGGTTGCCGGGGGAGAAGTGGTTGTGGATGATCAGCCGGTCGGAGTCGGCCGGGATGAACCAGCCTTCGAGAGGTACGCCGTCCATCGACGGGAATGTCACGTCCTCGTAGGCCAGGCCCAGTTCGGAGGGGCGGCGCAGAAGGGGGGCGCGGCGGCCGTCGGTGGTGCCTTCCGTCCACTGCCCGACGAATCCGTTGAACGCCAGCTCGGACATGTCGAGTTCGGTCATGGTGCGCTCCGGTATTAGCGAACCTCGTGCGTCTCGCACACGGGAGAATAGATCCGCGAACGGATTTGCCGCGGGTGTTCCGTTGGCATTGTTCATTCTGTGCCGCGAAAGCGAGAGGGAGGGAAACCTCCCAGGGAAGAATCTCTCCCTGCCGGGAATCGGGTGAGTCTGGTAGCGGGGCGGAGAATCAGGGGTCAGATCGTCGCCGTGTCGATCACGAACCGGTCTTGACGCCCATGTGGCCAGTTCGCTCACCGCCTCCTTGTCATGGAGAAGACCACGAGAAGGCAAAGGGGGGATAAAAGTCTCCCTGTCGCGAGCGTCGCCGGTGATGCAAGACTTCCGACGTGACCAGCCGCCGCTGCCAAGGCGCGCGGTCGCCCTTTCCCCGCGGTGGCGTTGATCCCGCGCCTGCTGCCCCGCTGTTGTTCACGTCTGTCCCGTCCGTGATGCGAAGGCGTACGTATGTCTGCTGACCTCTCTGAATCCGCTGTTCCACCCTCGACTGAATCGGGTGAGTCCTCCTCGGGGCCCAGTCGGCGTGCCGTCATCGCCACAGGTGTCGTGGTGGGCGGTGCCGTGGTGGCCGCAGGGACGTTCCTCGCCGGCTCGGAGGAGGCCTCCGCCGCGGGGGCGTCGCCCTCCAGCCGTGTCTCCCTGACGGTCAACGGCACCCGCCGGACCGTCACCGTGGACAACCGGACCTCGCTGCTGGACCTGCTGCGCGAGCACCTCGACCTGACCGGCTCCAAGAAGGGCTGCAACGCCGGGGCTTGCGGGGCGTGCACGGTGCTGGTCGACGGGCAGCGGGTCAACTCCTGCCTGACGCTGGCCGTACGGCTGGAGGGCGCCGAGGTCACCACCATCGAGGGACTGGCGGACGGCGACGAACTGCACCCGCTGCAGCAGGCGTTCATCGACGAGGACGCCTTCCAGTGCGGCTACTGCACTCCGGGCCAGATCATGTCCGGCGTCGCGTGCATCCAGGAGGGCCACACCAACTCGCCGGAGGAGATCCGGGAGTACATGAGCGGCAACGTCTGCCGCTGTGGCTGCTACGTCAAGATCGTGCGCGCGGTCGAGCAGACCGCCGCCCGGAAGTAAGGAGCGGCCCCACATGCATCCCTTCTCCTACACCCGCGTCAACAGCGTCCGGGAAGCCCTGGACGCCGGCAGACGCGGCGGTCGTTACATCGCCGGCGGCACCACCCTGGTCGACCTGATGCGCGAGACCGTCGAAACCCCCGAGACGATCGTCGACATCAGCGCCCTGCCCCTGCGTGAGATCACCGCCACCTCGGGCGGAGGCATCCGTATCGGCGCCCTGGTCCCGATGTCCGTGGCCACCGCCGACCCCAAGCTGAACTCCCTCTTCCCGGTGGCCGCCCAGGCCCTGCGGGGAGCCTCGGCGCAGCTGCGGAACATGGCCACCATCGGCGGCAACATCATGCAGCGCACCCGCTGTACGTACTTCCGTGACGTGACCGCCGACTGCAACAAGCGCGAGCCCGGCTCCGGCTGCGCCGCCCTGCACGGCTACAACCGCGGCCACGCGATCCTCGGCGGCTCCGACCACTGTGTGGCCGTTCATGCCTCCGACTTCGCCGTCGCCCTCACCGCCCTGGAGGCGAGCGTCCACCTGCAGGCCCCGGACGGCAGGGAGCGCAGCCTCCCCTTCGCCGACTTCCTGCTCCGCCCCGGCAGCACCCCGCACCGTGAACAGAACATCCGCCAGGGCGAGTTGATCACGGCGGTCGAGATCCCGGCGTATCCGCGTCCGCTGAAGTCGGCCTACCTCAAGCTCCGCGACCGGCAGTCCTATTCCTTCGGGCTCGCCTCGGCGGCCGTCGCGCTGCATGTGCGCGGCGGGGTGATCCGGGAGGCGAAGGTCTCCGCCGGCGGCGTGGCCACGGTGCCGTGGAAGCTGTCCGCCGTCGAGCAGGCCCTCATCGGCGAGCGCCCCTCGGACCGCCTGTGGGCCGAGGCCGCCGGCCGCGCCGCCGACGGCGCCCGCCCCCTTCGGCACAACCGGTTCAAGGTCGAGCTCCTGAAGCGAACCGTCGAACGTCAGCTGCGTACCGTAGGAGAGATGGAATGAGCCCCCAGCCGCAGGCAGCCGTAGGTGCGCCGCTGTCCCGGGTGGACGGCCGGCTCAAGGTCACCGGCAAGGCGGAGTACGCCGCCGAGCACGACCTCAAGGGTGTCGTGCACGCCGTCATCGTCGACGCGAGCATCGGACGCGGCCGTATCACCTCCATCGACACACGCGCCGCCGAGAAACACGCCGGTGTGCTGCGGGTGATCCACCACGGCAACGCGCCGAAGCTCCCGTACCGTGACAACGCCGGGTCCAACAACCCGCAGGGGTGCAGGCTTCGGGTGTTCCAGGACGACCAGGTGTTGTTCCACGGCCAGCCGGTCGCCGTGGTGGTGGCGACCACGTTGGAGGCCGCCCAGCACGGGGCGAGCCTGGTCAAGGTCCGCTACGACGCCGAGCAGCCCTCGACCGACCTCACCAAGGCCGAGCCGGGCGAGCCGACCCGGTACGCGCGCGGAGACGCGGAAGCAGGTCTGCGCTCCTCGGCCGTACGGCTGGACCTGACCTACGAACTGGCGCGCAACCACCACAACCCGATGGAACCGCACGCCACCGTCGCCCGCTGGAACGGCAACCAGCTCACGGTGTGGGACAAGACGCAGTGGGTGATGGGCACGCACGACGAGATCGCGGCGGTCTTCGACCTCCCGGCGGACGCGGTGCGGGTCATCAACCCGTTCGTCGGCGGTGGCTTCGGCAGTGGACTGCGCTGCTGGCCGCACACGATCGTCGCCGCGCTCGCCGCGCGGGTGACGCGCCGCCCGGTCAAGCTGGTGCTCAGCCGCAAGCAGATGTACTTCGGTACTGGCTTCCGGCCGTCGTACGCGTACCGGCTGCGCCTCGGCAGCGACCGGCGCGGCCGGCTGAACGCCGCGATCCACGACATCGACCACGAGACCTCGTCGTACGAGACGTTCTTCGAGGCCGTCCTGGGCACGGGCCAGATGATGTACAGCATGCCCAACGTCCGCCAGGCGTACCGGCAGGTGCCGTTGGACGTGAACACCCCGATCTGGATGCGCGGGCCCGGCTTCGCCACCGGATCGTTCGTGATCGAGTCGGCCATGGACGAGCTCGCGCACGGACTCGGCATCGACCCGATCGAGCTGCGCCGGCGCAACGAACCGGCCGAGGACGAGTCGACCAACGAGCCGTTCTCCTCCCGACGGCTGAGCGAGTGCTACACGGTCGGCGCCC of the Streptomyces sp. T12 genome contains:
- a CDS encoding helix-turn-helix transcriptional regulator; translation: MNRDAHRHDLGEFLKARRAELDPAAVGLPDGGSRRVAGLRREEVAVLAAISTDYYARLEQGRIQPSPSVLDSLARVLRLDDDQRAYLYELAAKEEFRPPRRRPRPKAQPQLQRMLDDMAHTPAFVIGPRTEIAAWNAMGAALITDFGKIPEKQRYYIRLLITDPTMRELYADWEGVTRLAIAQMRMHNTNNPGDAQLAALVGELSVRDEQFRQWWGAHNVAVRDTGTKHLHHPVVGDLHLDWNAVTWAADPDLQIIVWTAESGTPTHDSLRMLASWAADPSRSTSSSA
- a CDS encoding type 1 glutamine amidotransferase domain-containing protein, producing the protein MAKILFLITAADHWTLADGFEQPAGFWAEEAIGPYGVFKEAGHEIAAATPGGVPPTADALSLTADFNGGEEGAERMRTALREATELANPIRIEDVRIDDYDAVFVPGGWGPMEDLSDDPAAGKLVSDWLASGKIVSLVCHGPAALLSTVDADGKSPFAGYRLTGLSNSEEIQNGLADRAKWLLQDRLIADVGADYHKGEENFAPHIEVDRTLITGQNPASAVPLAQEVVKALN
- a CDS encoding nuclear transport factor 2 family protein gives rise to the protein MSDSPNLALVRRLYDSGMAPEVVAEVIDPDIVWDITPGFPYGGVYKTWASAGGDFFGRLAPRFTSFGAVPEEFYDAGEHVFVRGHYHAVSKSGGESDARFIHLWTVRDGRLTHLIQAADSHTVQQALNS
- a CDS encoding (2Fe-2S)-binding protein gives rise to the protein MSADLSESAVPPSTESGESSSGPSRRAVIATGVVVGGAVVAAGTFLAGSEEASAAGASPSSRVSLTVNGTRRTVTVDNRTSLLDLLREHLDLTGSKKGCNAGACGACTVLVDGQRVNSCLTLAVRLEGAEVTTIEGLADGDELHPLQQAFIDEDAFQCGYCTPGQIMSGVACIQEGHTNSPEEIREYMSGNVCRCGCYVKIVRAVEQTAARK
- a CDS encoding S9 family peptidase, translating into MTELDMSELAFNGFVGQWTEGTTDGRRAPLLRRPSELGLAYEDVTFPSMDGVPLEGWFIPADSDRLIIHNHFSPGNRYGYPGHLPGWDRFGGFEVNFLPAYKGLHDAGYNVLTYDLRNHGMSGYGNGGICTIGLTEYRDVIGSLRHVASRPDTASMKKALLSVCLGGNSTAVAWAKHPEEFAEIQALVLHQPLEGRSIGEQFSKAIGFEGGYDRLDQAVLERTGFHLAEQSPAKYASAITVPTLVGQVHDDVMTTPEAVQAVHDAIPVEDKKMHWIHGTSRRFDGYNYFSEHPEVAVAWFDAHVR
- a CDS encoding xanthine dehydrogenase family protein subunit M, translated to MHPFSYTRVNSVREALDAGRRGGRYIAGGTTLVDLMRETVETPETIVDISALPLREITATSGGGIRIGALVPMSVATADPKLNSLFPVAAQALRGASAQLRNMATIGGNIMQRTRCTYFRDVTADCNKREPGSGCAALHGYNRGHAILGGSDHCVAVHASDFAVALTALEASVHLQAPDGRERSLPFADFLLRPGSTPHREQNIRQGELITAVEIPAYPRPLKSAYLKLRDRQSYSFGLASAAVALHVRGGVIREAKVSAGGVATVPWKLSAVEQALIGERPSDRLWAEAAGRAADGARPLRHNRFKVELLKRTVERQLRTVGEME